From one Triticum urartu cultivar G1812 chromosome 3, Tu2.1, whole genome shotgun sequence genomic stretch:
- the LOC125547258 gene encoding BTB/POZ and MATH domain-containing protein 2-like, with translation MSILLSASMCTAESEQGEHLFKIFNYSIHRGMRVGCYIESSWFTVGGHEWCLHYYPDGSMEDGKDDIVVALELKELDHKALTARMRLDVINDPYVIEEAHVEEEAPPSEITDQLGKLLEAKEGVDVTFEVQGEKFPAHKLVLAMRSPVFKAMLYGPMMEKDSSRIVINNMQPLVFKFLLHFIYNNLLPVDKVMGDDLLDEDDKKKVTRHLLVAADRYGMERLKLMCESILCKDLDAESLATTLALANQHSCSRLQDACVRFIASSSTKIDDVVASKGYNRLKRTCPDTVMEMWEKASRLRNRKT, from the exons ATGTCGATCTTGCTGAGCGCATCGATGTGCACGGCGGAGTCGGAGCAAGGGGAGCACTTGTTCAAGATCTTCAATTACAGCATTCATAGGGGCATGCGCGTCGGCTGCTACATCGAGTCGTCATGGTTCACTGTTGGCGGCCATGAGTGGTGCCTCCACTATTACCCGGACGGGTCTATGGAAGATGGCAAGGATGACATAGTGGTTGCTTTGGAACTGAAGGAGCTGGACCATAAGGCACTCACGGCGCGG ATGCGCCTTGACGTCATCAATGATCCATATGTTATCGAGGAGGCCCATGTTGAGGAGGAGGCGCCACCATCGGAAATCACGGACCAACTCGGGAAGCTACTAGAGGCAAAGGAGGGCGTGGATGTGACATTCGAGGTTCAAGGAGAGAAATTTCCAGCCCACAAGCTCGTGCTAGCGATGCGGTCCCCGGTTTTCAAGGCGATGCTCTATGGGCCGATGATGGAGAAGGATTCAAGCCGCATCGTCATTAACAACatgcaaccccttgtcttcaAGTTTCTTCTCCACTTCATCTATAACAATTTGTTGCCTGTAGATAAAGTCATGGGCGATGACTTGCTGGATGAAGACGATAAGAAAAAGGTAACTAGACACCTGCTTGTGGCTGCGGATCGGTATGGCATGGAAAGATTGAAGCTTATGTGTGAAAGCATCCTCTGCAAAGACCTCGATGCCGAGTCCCTTGCAACTACATTGGCTTTGGCCAATCAACATAGTTGTTCTCGGCTACAAGATGCTTGCGTTCGATTTATTGCATCATCATCTACTAAAATAGATGATGTGGTGGCAAGCAAAGGGTACAATCGGCTCAAAAGAACTTGTCCGGATACCGTAATGGAGATGTGGGAAAAAGCAAGTAGGCTCCGCAACCGCAAAACCTAG